In Nitratidesulfovibrio sp., the following are encoded in one genomic region:
- the ybeY gene encoding rRNA maturation RNase YbeY — protein sequence MLVLRRAPGMGFLLPLAPGELRAVFTAMQQATGLAGCTVELDLVGDEEIARLNAAHLGCTGPTNILSFPAQDGYGAPEDFTCEGSADGLDAGPDAWPDAGPGDDGEPDAPACHLGWLVLSLDTWQRECLLYGQEPVEHALRLLAHGLGHLAGYDHGPEMDAFTDAAHEAGLAALTAQA from the coding sequence ATGCTGGTGCTGCGCCGCGCGCCCGGCATGGGCTTTCTGCTGCCGCTGGCCCCCGGCGAACTGCGCGCCGTGTTCACGGCCATGCAACAGGCCACCGGCCTTGCCGGATGCACCGTGGAACTGGACCTTGTGGGCGACGAGGAAATCGCCCGCCTGAATGCCGCACACCTTGGCTGCACCGGCCCCACCAATATCCTGTCTTTTCCCGCCCAGGACGGCTACGGCGCGCCGGAAGACTTCACGTGCGAAGGGTCGGCGGACGGTCTGGATGCGGGACCGGATGCGTGGCCGGATGCAGGTCCGGGCGACGACGGAGAGCCAGACGCCCCCGCCTGCCACCTCGGCTGGCTGGTGCTGTCGCTGGACACCTGGCAACGCGAATGCCTGCTGTACGGGCAGGAACCGGTGGAACACGCCCTGCGCCTGCTGGCCCACGGCCTTGGGCACCTTGCCGGGTACGACCACGGCCCGGAAATGGACGCCTTCACTGACGCCGCGCACGAAGCCGGGTTGGCGGCTCTGACTGCACAGGCCTAG
- a CDS encoding HDIG domain-containing metalloprotein codes for MNATKPQNHARHRALSAASVAAPFRWLARHQAGPGLFFFCLTMIALAVLAGANLSPSVRLYVAGEIASQEVTADRDLLVEDQQGTRARRDQVAQLQPAVFDLSREPVTTLRQRVHEIFLAVNHADPAEQEQLRWQLAEALGTEITERTLAILASEELQTLVTTRALPWVESRLAEGVSADTRIVLQFKGGVLLRDLATGSETLRTDLQNLHDLRSVVSELSQNLKNETKASLAVRRTAVLLLSPLLSPTLTLNREATDARVAEMTAAVEPVFYRIQKGEVVVRQGERVSREHQLKLQALWARKGEKVHLATVVGVLLTSLLLGAGMLFSPSGRMGSAVRQKDLFFVALLLLVFALMSKGLTLLGQRVLEQGASLTPEVLSFAFPVAGAAGLAALIFSARRYCVTGLLLAFFCTVLAGGGLPLFMFYFLGAMWNTWLVTRAQTRQDVVWSTLPLCAGQLLVWLGATALGGYVDPAALAWGVLAVAVNAMLSLLLLFALSPIIELCLGYTTRFRLMELMNLEQPLLQDLMVAVPGTYHHSLIVSNMVEAGAKAIGANSLLCKVAALYHDIGKLSRPEYFIENQFGGRNKHDKLAPSMSALILTSHVKKGAELAQQHRLGQEIVDIIGQHHGTRVIRYFYQKAVNQGENPREQDYQYPGPRPQTREAAIVMLADAVEASSRTLVEPTPARIKGHIDTIVKGIFAEGQLDESELTFKDLHKLGENFHRILTGLFHQRIGYPDAAKPGQPDRSPDRDAPKCGERGAEKCPEKNGDKSGKLSEKNGKNTDAPCPPCPPPCPPSCPDVMDTPACPACDEPQPPMPCCYGTLDGGNGDAPAQDAGALLRAPEPEDTLADGPAPAVSAASAAPAPPIKSGKPD; via the coding sequence ATGAACGCCACGAAACCGCAGAATCACGCTAGACACAGGGCCCTCAGCGCCGCATCGGTGGCCGCGCCCTTCCGCTGGCTGGCCCGCCACCAGGCCGGGCCGGGGCTGTTCTTCTTCTGCCTGACCATGATCGCCCTTGCCGTGCTGGCGGGCGCCAATCTTTCGCCCTCCGTCCGCCTGTACGTGGCCGGTGAAATCGCCTCGCAAGAGGTGACCGCCGACCGCGACCTGCTGGTGGAAGACCAGCAGGGCACCCGCGCCCGGCGCGACCAGGTGGCCCAGTTGCAGCCCGCCGTGTTCGACCTGAGCCGCGAGCCCGTGACCACCCTGCGCCAGCGGGTGCACGAAATCTTCCTGGCCGTGAACCACGCCGACCCGGCGGAACAGGAACAGTTGCGCTGGCAACTGGCCGAGGCGCTGGGCACGGAAATCACCGAACGCACCCTGGCAATACTTGCCAGCGAAGAATTGCAGACCCTTGTGACCACCCGCGCCCTACCGTGGGTGGAATCGCGCCTGGCCGAGGGCGTTTCTGCCGATACGCGCATCGTGCTCCAGTTCAAGGGCGGCGTGCTGCTGCGCGACCTTGCCACCGGCAGCGAAACCCTGCGCACCGACTTGCAGAACCTGCACGACCTGCGTTCCGTGGTTTCCGAACTGAGCCAGAACCTGAAGAACGAGACCAAGGCCTCGCTGGCCGTGCGCCGCACCGCCGTGCTGCTGCTGTCCCCGCTGCTTTCCCCCACCCTGACCCTGAACCGGGAGGCCACCGACGCCCGCGTGGCGGAAATGACCGCCGCCGTGGAACCGGTGTTCTACCGCATCCAGAAGGGCGAGGTGGTGGTGCGCCAGGGCGAGCGGGTAAGCCGCGAGCACCAGCTGAAATTGCAGGCCCTGTGGGCGCGCAAGGGCGAAAAGGTGCACCTGGCCACGGTGGTCGGGGTGTTGCTGACCTCGCTGCTGCTGGGCGCGGGCATGCTGTTTTCGCCCAGCGGCCGCATGGGTTCCGCCGTGCGCCAGAAGGACCTGTTCTTCGTGGCGCTGCTGCTGCTGGTGTTCGCGCTGATGTCCAAGGGGCTGACACTGTTGGGCCAACGGGTGCTGGAACAGGGCGCATCGCTGACGCCGGAGGTGCTGTCCTTCGCCTTTCCCGTGGCCGGGGCGGCGGGCCTTGCCGCGCTGATCTTCTCTGCCCGGCGCTACTGCGTCACCGGCCTTCTGCTGGCCTTCTTCTGCACCGTGCTGGCGGGCGGGGGGCTGCCCCTGTTCATGTTCTATTTCCTGGGCGCCATGTGGAACACCTGGCTGGTCACCCGCGCCCAGACCCGTCAGGACGTGGTGTGGAGCACCCTGCCGCTGTGCGCGGGACAGCTTCTGGTGTGGCTGGGGGCCACGGCCCTTGGGGGGTACGTGGACCCGGCAGCGCTGGCGTGGGGGGTGCTGGCCGTGGCCGTGAACGCCATGCTCTCGCTGCTGCTGCTGTTTGCGCTGTCACCCATCATTGAACTGTGCCTGGGCTACACCACGCGCTTCCGGCTGATGGAGCTGATGAACCTGGAACAGCCGCTGTTGCAGGACCTGATGGTGGCCGTACCCGGCACCTACCATCACTCGCTCATCGTCTCGAACATGGTGGAGGCCGGGGCCAAGGCCATCGGCGCCAACAGCCTGCTGTGCAAGGTGGCCGCGCTGTACCACGACATCGGCAAGCTGAGCCGCCCGGAATACTTCATCGAGAACCAGTTCGGCGGGCGCAACAAGCACGACAAGCTGGCCCCGTCCATGAGCGCGCTGATTCTCACCTCCCACGTCAAGAAGGGCGCGGAACTGGCCCAGCAACACCGCCTGGGCCAGGAAATCGTGGACATCATCGGCCAGCACCACGGCACGCGGGTGATCCGCTACTTCTACCAGAAGGCCGTGAACCAGGGCGAGAACCCGCGCGAGCAAGATTACCAGTACCCCGGCCCGCGCCCCCAGACGCGCGAGGCGGCCATCGTCATGCTGGCCGACGCGGTGGAGGCGTCCAGCCGTACGCTGGTGGAGCCCACCCCGGCGCGCATCAAGGGGCACATCGATACCATCGTCAAGGGCATCTTTGCCGAAGGGCAGCTTGACGAATCGGAACTGACCTTCAAGGACCTGCACAAGCTGGGCGAAAACTTCCACCGCATCCTCACCGGGCTGTTCCACCAGCGCATCGGCTACCCCGACGCGGCCAAGCCCGGCCAGCCGGATCGCAGCCCGGACCGTGACGCGCCCAAATGCGGCGAGAGGGGCGCGGAAAAGTGCCCGGAGAAAAACGGGGACAAGAGCGGCAAGCTTTCGGAAAAGAACGGCAAGAATACCGACGCGCCCTGCCCGCCTTGCCCGCCGCCTTGCCCCCCGTCCTGTCCTGATGTCATGGACACTCCGGCCTGCCCCGCCTGCGACGAACCGCAACCGCCCATGCCGTGCTGCTACGGCACGCTGGACGGCGGCAATGGCGATGCCCCGGCGCAGGACGCTGGTGCCTTGCTGCGTGCGCCGGAACCGGAGGATACGCTGGCGGATGGCCCGGCCCCGGCGGTATCCGCTGCGTCGGCGGCACCTGCCCCCCCAATCAAGTCCGGCAAGCCCGACTAG
- the gatB gene encoding Asp-tRNA(Asn)/Glu-tRNA(Gln) amidotransferase subunit GatB: MALYEAVIGLEVHAQLRTRSKLFCSCSTAFGSAPNANVCEVCSGMPGVLPVPNARAVEYAARMGMAVDCTVNPVSVFARKNYFYPDLPKGYQISQFETPICEHGHLDITVNGQTRRIGITRIHMEDDAGKNIHSAGDNASYVDLNRSGVPLIEIVSEPDMRSAEEAVAYLKALHAIVVYLGICDGNMEEGSFRCDANVSIRPRGQREFGTRAELKNLNSFRNVQRAIEYEIARQQDVLEDGDAVVQETRLYDAVKNVTVSMRGKEEAHDYRYFPDPDLMPVRIAQEDLARWRADLPELPQARRARLMEQHGLSEQDADVLTADKALADFFEAATAACGQPKKVANLMQGALLRELNQRAVAVDAIAMRPEALGELVRIVEAGLISAKIANDIFGELVETGAMPEAFVKERGLVQISDTSAIETAVDEAIAENPAEVEAYKGGKTKLISFFMGQIMRKTKGKANPALVTELLQKKLG; this comes from the coding sequence CGCCCCCAACGCCAACGTGTGCGAGGTGTGCTCCGGCATGCCCGGCGTACTGCCGGTGCCCAACGCCCGCGCCGTGGAATACGCCGCGCGTATGGGCATGGCCGTGGATTGCACGGTGAACCCCGTCTCGGTGTTCGCGCGCAAGAACTATTTCTACCCGGACCTGCCCAAGGGCTACCAGATTTCGCAGTTCGAAACGCCCATCTGCGAGCACGGGCACCTGGACATCACGGTGAACGGCCAGACGCGCCGCATCGGCATCACGCGCATCCACATGGAGGACGACGCGGGCAAGAACATCCACTCGGCGGGCGACAACGCCAGCTACGTGGACCTGAACCGCTCGGGCGTGCCGCTCATCGAGATCGTCAGCGAGCCGGACATGCGCAGCGCCGAGGAGGCCGTGGCCTACCTGAAGGCCCTGCACGCCATCGTGGTGTATCTGGGCATCTGCGACGGCAACATGGAGGAAGGCAGCTTCCGCTGTGACGCCAACGTGTCCATCCGGCCCAGGGGGCAACGGGAATTCGGCACCCGCGCGGAACTGAAGAACCTGAACTCGTTCCGCAACGTGCAGCGGGCCATCGAGTACGAAATCGCCCGCCAGCAGGACGTGCTGGAGGACGGCGACGCCGTGGTGCAGGAAACCCGCCTGTACGACGCGGTGAAGAACGTCACCGTGTCCATGCGCGGCAAGGAAGAAGCCCACGACTACCGCTACTTCCCCGACCCGGACCTGATGCCCGTGCGCATCGCGCAGGAAGACCTGGCCCGCTGGCGCGCCGACCTGCCGGAACTGCCGCAGGCCCGCAGGGCCCGGCTTATGGAGCAGCATGGCCTGTCCGAACAGGACGCCGACGTGCTGACCGCAGACAAGGCCCTGGCCGACTTCTTCGAGGCGGCCACGGCGGCCTGCGGCCAGCCCAAGAAGGTGGCCAACCTGATGCAGGGCGCGCTGCTGCGCGAACTGAACCAGCGCGCGGTGGCCGTGGACGCCATCGCCATGCGGCCGGAAGCGCTGGGTGAGCTGGTGCGCATCGTCGAAGCCGGGTTGATCAGCGCCAAGATCGCCAACGACATCTTTGGCGAACTGGTGGAAACCGGCGCCATGCCAGAGGCCTTCGTGAAGGAGCGCGGGCTGGTGCAGATTTCCGATACCTCGGCCATCGAGACCGCCGTGGACGAGGCCATTGCCGAGAACCCCGCCGAGGTGGAAGCCTACAAGGGCGGCAAGACCAAGCTGATCAGCTTCTTCATGGGGCAGATCATGCGCAAGACCAAGGGCAAGGCCAACCCGGCCCTGGTCACGGAGTTGCTGCAGAAAAAGCTGGGGTAG